The sequence aaaaaaagatttttcttttttttttttttacatatcATTTAATTCGATCTTAAATgagaaatatttaatactttttttaataaatattttgtctttgattttttaattttttttaaaaaacctatatttaatttcaaatttttttttttttcccacacttttttcatttttcgcctatctaaattaattatttaaaaatgaaaacagCAAAAACAGAccattatttattcaaaattcTTTTAGTTGGTGATGGTAATGTTGGAAAGAGTTCAATGATTGAAAGATTTATTGATGATACATGGAATGATACATATATAGTAACTAGAGATCAAACTTTTAAAgagaaatatatttatttaaatgaaaatacaattaaacTTCAAATTTGGGATATGGAAAGGTTAAAAATGGTATACCGTAGTGCACATGgtattataattgttttcGATTTCACTAATCAAGATTCATTTAATAACATTAGAAGATGGTTATCTGAAATTGAAAGATATGCACATGAAGAggtaaatttattattggttggaaataaaattgatttatatgATCAAAGAGTAATATCAACTGACCAAGTCAACTTATTAATAGAACAGTTAAATggcatttttaattttaatttgaattttattgaaGTCAgtgcaaaaaaaaatataaacctTGAACAATCTTTCATCACAATTACAAATGATATGTTAAATCGTTATTTGGAGGGTTCTAAAAATACAacccaaaataataataataataataataataataataataataataataataataaaaataataatagtaataataaaccaagaAAGAAATCATCATTTTGTATAAATCAATGAGTCCAAatatgttaattttttttttttagagaaaattataaatatccAAACATGTACATAAAATTAttgtaatataaaaaaaaaaaacaatttaataaaaatataaaaccttttttgttaatttaatttatgtttaatataatttaattatttaatattttatttttactaattaatataattaaaaatgttaaaatttgaaataattattatattattttctttttcttaattctttttcctttttttttttttttctttttttttttttttttttattctactTATATgtgataattattattattattattatatttttctttttttttttaaagatttgaaattaatttttcagattcttcatcttctCTATCTTTAAAAGATACTTCAGTTTCATCATCAGATTCACTTTCACTTGAATCTTGATTATTAATCATATTTGATTTTGCCAATTCTTCACTATTGTCAACGATTACACGTGGAGGA comes from Dictyostelium discoideum AX4 chromosome 2 chromosome, whole genome shotgun sequence and encodes:
- the rabW gene encoding Rab GTPase, producing the protein MKTAKTDHYLFKILLVGDGNVGKSSMIERFIDDTWNDTYIVTRDQTFKEKYIYLNENTIKLQIWDMERLKMVYRSAHGIIIVFDFTNQDSFNNIRRWLSEIERYAHEEVNLLLVGNKIDLYDQRVISTDQVNLLIEQLNGIFNFNLNFIEVSAKKNINLEQSFITITNDMLNRYLEGSKNTTQNNNNNNNNNNNNNNNNKNNNSNNKPRKKSSFCINQ